One genomic window of Nicotiana sylvestris chromosome 10, ASM39365v2, whole genome shotgun sequence includes the following:
- the LOC104219190 gene encoding transcription factor bHLH90 isoform X2, with amino-acid sequence MERALEWLRPLVDSNNWEYCVVWKLGDDPSRFIEWIGCCCAGAKAVDVNVKKENGGQLTFTTLCRDSQIQHPIRTKACEALAHFPLSISLYSGIQGEVVTSNEPKWINHTEVSNSNLSHELKGTLVLIPVAGGLVELYNSKLIYKDQKTIDFIINRFKLGSENANSSTAKREDQPLDSFPFEKLLFCAPPLQYTSFPSSAPLISQVSESSANPSIQGSPTGSIPSNELTLCHSTSDHLSRNIPLSRCSDGDFEHTELQCSGNLSRMEGTVFPWNQENYIIAGDGYTMGKKRQRGPYQSKNLVTERKRRNRIKDGLFALRALVPNISKMDKVAILGDAIDYINELQENVKLYQAELNEIAAEVSNNESSEVVLSDMSEMSKVTGPANEKTQISLNTTKRTRMEFLMKGQVEVNQIGAREFLLKVFGSHKPGGFTQLLEAMNSLGLEVVNTNFTTSGEEILSIFIARANENRVVEAQQLRSSLIELTS; translated from the exons ATGGAAAGAGCATTGGAATGGTTAAGGCCACTTGTTGATTCCAACAATTGGGAATATTGTGTTGTTTGGAAGTTGGGTGATGACCCTTCTAG GTTTATAGAATGGATAGGATGTTGCTGTGCTGGAGCTAAAGCAGTTGATGTCAATGTGAAGAAAGAAAATGGAGGACAGCTGACATTCACTACTCTGTGTAGAGATAGCCAAATTCAGCATCCTATTAGAACAAAGGCTTGTGAGGCTTTAGCTCATTTTcctctttctatttccctttatTCTGG GATTCAGGGAGAGGTAGTAACATCAAATGAACCAAAATGGATTAATCATACTGAGGTGTCCAATTCAAATTTGTCTCAT GAATTAAAGGGTACCTTAGTGTTGATCCCAGTTGCTGGTGGACTGGTTGAGCTCTACAATTCAAAGCTG ATATACAAAGATCAAAAGACGATTGATTTCATTATCAATCGGTTCAAACTTGGTTCAGAAAATGCCAATAGTTCCACAGCAAAGAGAGAAGATCAACCTCTTGATTCCTTTCCCTTTGAGAAATTGCTGTTTTGTGCTCCTCCCCTGCAATATACAAGTTTTCCTTCAAGTGCGCCTCTTATTTCTCAAGTATCTGAATCTAGTGCTAATCCTAGCATTCAAGGATCACCCACTGGTTCCATTCCTTCAAATGAACTTACCTTGTGTCATTCAACTTCTGACCATCTGTCGCGAAACATACCTTTAAGCCGATGTAGTGACGGGGATTTTGAGCACACTGAGCTTCAGTGCAGTGGAAACTTGTCAAGAATGGAAGGTACTGTTTTTCCTTGGAACCAAGAAAATTATATAATTGCAGGAGATGGCTACACAATGGGTAAGAAAAGACAAAGAGGACCATATCAGTCGAAGAATCTTGTCACTGAGAGAAAACGAAGGAACAGAATTAAGGATGGTCTTTTTGCTCTACGAGCTCTAGTTCCCAACATTTCCAAG ATGGACAAAGTTGCAATACTTGGAGATGCAATCGACTATATAAATGAATTGCAAGAAAATGTGAAGTTATATCAAGCTGAACTCAATGAAATAGCAGCAGAAGTTTCCAACAATGAAAGTTCTGAAGTGGTTCTATCAGACATGAGTGAAATGTCCAAAGTTACCGGACCAGCAAATGAGAAAACACAAATTTCACTTAATACAACTAAAAGGACAAGAATGGAG TTTTTGATGAAGGGGCAAGTGGAAGTGAACCAAATTGGTGCAAGAGAGTTCTTGTTGAAGGTCTTTGGATCACATAAACCCGGAGGATTTACTCAGTTGTTGGAGGCTATGAATTCCTTAGGACTTGAAGTAGTAAATACGAATTTTACCACTTCTGGAGAGGAGATCTTGAGCATTTTCATAGCAAGG GCAAATGAGAACAGAGTTGTTGAAGCACAACAGCTGAGATCCTCACTTATTGAGCTGACAAGTTGA
- the LOC104219190 gene encoding transcription factor bHLH90 isoform X1: MERALEWLRPLVDSNNWEYCVVWKLGDDPSRFIEWIGCCCAGAKAVDVNVKKENGGQLTFTTLCRDSQIQHPIRTKACEALAHFPLSISLYSGIQGEVVTSNEPKWINHTEVSNSNLSHYPWQELKGTLVLIPVAGGLVELYNSKLIYKDQKTIDFIINRFKLGSENANSSTAKREDQPLDSFPFEKLLFCAPPLQYTSFPSSAPLISQVSESSANPSIQGSPTGSIPSNELTLCHSTSDHLSRNIPLSRCSDGDFEHTELQCSGNLSRMEGTVFPWNQENYIIAGDGYTMGKKRQRGPYQSKNLVTERKRRNRIKDGLFALRALVPNISKMDKVAILGDAIDYINELQENVKLYQAELNEIAAEVSNNESSEVVLSDMSEMSKVTGPANEKTQISLNTTKRTRMEFLMKGQVEVNQIGAREFLLKVFGSHKPGGFTQLLEAMNSLGLEVVNTNFTTSGEEILSIFIARANENRVVEAQQLRSSLIELTS; this comes from the exons ATGGAAAGAGCATTGGAATGGTTAAGGCCACTTGTTGATTCCAACAATTGGGAATATTGTGTTGTTTGGAAGTTGGGTGATGACCCTTCTAG GTTTATAGAATGGATAGGATGTTGCTGTGCTGGAGCTAAAGCAGTTGATGTCAATGTGAAGAAAGAAAATGGAGGACAGCTGACATTCACTACTCTGTGTAGAGATAGCCAAATTCAGCATCCTATTAGAACAAAGGCTTGTGAGGCTTTAGCTCATTTTcctctttctatttccctttatTCTGG GATTCAGGGAGAGGTAGTAACATCAAATGAACCAAAATGGATTAATCATACTGAGGTGTCCAATTCAAATTTGTCTCAT TACCCTTGGCAGGAATTAAAGGGTACCTTAGTGTTGATCCCAGTTGCTGGTGGACTGGTTGAGCTCTACAATTCAAAGCTG ATATACAAAGATCAAAAGACGATTGATTTCATTATCAATCGGTTCAAACTTGGTTCAGAAAATGCCAATAGTTCCACAGCAAAGAGAGAAGATCAACCTCTTGATTCCTTTCCCTTTGAGAAATTGCTGTTTTGTGCTCCTCCCCTGCAATATACAAGTTTTCCTTCAAGTGCGCCTCTTATTTCTCAAGTATCTGAATCTAGTGCTAATCCTAGCATTCAAGGATCACCCACTGGTTCCATTCCTTCAAATGAACTTACCTTGTGTCATTCAACTTCTGACCATCTGTCGCGAAACATACCTTTAAGCCGATGTAGTGACGGGGATTTTGAGCACACTGAGCTTCAGTGCAGTGGAAACTTGTCAAGAATGGAAGGTACTGTTTTTCCTTGGAACCAAGAAAATTATATAATTGCAGGAGATGGCTACACAATGGGTAAGAAAAGACAAAGAGGACCATATCAGTCGAAGAATCTTGTCACTGAGAGAAAACGAAGGAACAGAATTAAGGATGGTCTTTTTGCTCTACGAGCTCTAGTTCCCAACATTTCCAAG ATGGACAAAGTTGCAATACTTGGAGATGCAATCGACTATATAAATGAATTGCAAGAAAATGTGAAGTTATATCAAGCTGAACTCAATGAAATAGCAGCAGAAGTTTCCAACAATGAAAGTTCTGAAGTGGTTCTATCAGACATGAGTGAAATGTCCAAAGTTACCGGACCAGCAAATGAGAAAACACAAATTTCACTTAATACAACTAAAAGGACAAGAATGGAG TTTTTGATGAAGGGGCAAGTGGAAGTGAACCAAATTGGTGCAAGAGAGTTCTTGTTGAAGGTCTTTGGATCACATAAACCCGGAGGATTTACTCAGTTGTTGGAGGCTATGAATTCCTTAGGACTTGAAGTAGTAAATACGAATTTTACCACTTCTGGAGAGGAGATCTTGAGCATTTTCATAGCAAGG GCAAATGAGAACAGAGTTGTTGAAGCACAACAGCTGAGATCCTCACTTATTGAGCTGACAAGTTGA